A segment of the Erythrobacter sp. F6033 genome:
CCTCATAGCCAAGGCGCTTCAGTGCTCCGGTGACCGCGTTCTCGGATAGCGGCTTTTTAGGATTGAAGCTTGGGAACACATAGATGCTGTAATCAGCGACATGCTCCATCGACCGAATGATTTCGACTGCTTGACGGGAAAGAGGCACGCGGTGCTCCCGCCTCATCTTTGTCTCAGCGGCCGGTATCGTCCACACCGCCTGATCGAGATCGACATCTGCCCACTTCATTTTCCTGATTTCGCCGGGACGTTGGAAAACATGCGCAGAAAGGCGCAACGCGGCATTCGTGGAGGCGTGACCGCGATAATTGTCGATGGCTCGTAGAAGTTGGCTGAGCTCTTTGCGATCAATGATCGCTGGATGGTGGCGGACCGCGGGCGTAGCCAGTGCGCGCTGGAGCGCAGGCGCCGGATTGTTCTCGGCCCGCCCCGTCACAATGGCAAACTGGAACACTCGCCCTGCGAACGAACGCAAGCGTCTTGCAGTCTCTCTCCGACCGGACTCGTGAACATCTTGAATAACCGAGAGAAGCATAGGTGCGCTGATTTCGCGGATCGGGATGGCTCCCAGCTTTGGTTCAAGCAGTGAAAGCAACCAAACGGTCTTATCTTCGGTGGTCTTAGAGATTCCTCCTTCACCGTCCGCTACTCGCTTTGCAATCAACTCGCGAGCGATCACGGCAAACGTATCGCCGCGCGTCAGCTGTGCTTCAAGTTTGCGTGTCTTGCGATCTGCAGAAGGATCAATCCCGTCCGCAAGCAGCGCACGAGCTTCATTGCGCTTGAATCGAGCTGCTTTAAGGGTGACCTCCGGGTATGCGCCGAACGCGATCCGCTTTTCCTTACCGTCGAAACGATATTTCAGGTGCCAGCGCTTCGAGCCGGTCTTAGCGATCAGGAGGAATAGACCTTTCTCGTCGGCGAGTTTGCGATCTTTCAGGGCAGGTTGTGCGCTCTCGATTGCTTTAACTGTTAGTGCCAAAGTCAACTCCCCTT
Coding sequences within it:
- a CDS encoding tyrosine-type recombinase/integrase, which translates into the protein MALTVKAIESAQPALKDRKLADEKGLFLLIAKTGSKRWHLKYRFDGKEKRIAFGAYPEVTLKAARFKRNEARALLADGIDPSADRKTRKLEAQLTRGDTFAVIARELIAKRVADGEGGISKTTEDKTVWLLSLLEPKLGAIPIREISAPMLLSVIQDVHESGRRETARRLRSFAGRVFQFAIVTGRAENNPAPALQRALATPAVRHHPAIIDRKELSQLLRAIDNYRGHASTNAALRLSAHVFQRPGEIRKMKWADVDLDQAVWTIPAAETKMRREHRVPLSRQAVEIIRSMEHVADYSIYVFPSFNPKKPLSENAVTGALKRLGYEGRMTAHGFRTTASSLLNESNKWNPDAIERSLAHQDSNAVRAAYNRTAYWEERVEMMQWWSNELDAIKHANAPTS